A region of Vigna radiata var. radiata cultivar VC1973A chromosome 6, Vradiata_ver6, whole genome shotgun sequence DNA encodes the following proteins:
- the LOC106764707 gene encoding UPF0505 protein C16orf62 homolog isoform X2, with product MHLEELDDPQKFADEGVKTITWQEYVSRLHELKDEITRSWQAEDRVTSLKLSIKVAKLLMDTSVLEFYPTLFVLVTDIMDMLGNLVWQRIKQKAEFSEDGTLRCSLAENFQATDICADAKETCYNWFSKIGAVQELLPRIYLELAILPCWCFLLDQPLDSLRRLVMMTRGLGDPVASAYCRLYMAHCAQKLPSHDIGYLVTCMNDIRVILMQILSSNERSHKNVEVNKKLQVSLMEPTIEYIMKCVFNGLTERQVNEVLLELGLMKNQQDLGSVSCVSIILHHLLKELPIEVVSTNVVQILHLIEFSKDNSFGQHLNYRLLGFRLYERKSPVHIVNTVLDKVIQVIGLYDSLDEYLKVVDAYTDLILQNRMNNHLNAILEGISNRALNKRVTEDEMLSLQSLIVKLLSHFKHLEDVFSLVQFPEILDVMYGKSQDVVFLHILNMVTRNDHISDPTSIQLLFEIAQTLHDNIEFMNVKDNDGQVARSISRFVLMVDYGAEMEQHLAFLVNCRGAFGRFNELKETLVHSGNSLAIQALKCAKKHLSFFKACVTFSEVTIPSVSAHRQFDLFLETAEVAFLGGLVSHSDGLIDSAITCLHTLDIIDGFRTPTDVEGLVSSIRKLCGFLIMVPGTFSLPVTYFPNNLFTLISSRSWFEPKMRTQIFSAIILLLTTQSQKRLPYHANTQTPGNDMLYYGDSSYNQELVSLSKLVLENLLSAVQQEPSQAARGIMALEACNCIASSFMLNSELSPVCLTLIETAKSCLSAQDRYLQSTIQLLNKQCPTSVETMVSSV from the exons ATGCACTTGGAGGAATTGGACGATCCACAAAAATTTGCAGATGAGGGTGTCAAGACTATTACTTGGCAGGAGTATGTTTCTCGGCTACATGAGCTCAAAGATGAGATTACTCGTTCTTGGCAAGCTGAAGACCGGGTGACATCCTTAAAGTTATCAATAAAG GTTGCTAAGCTTCTGATGGATACGTCAGTACTTGAGTTTTATCCTACGCTTTTTGTTCTTGTCACAGATATCATGGATATGCTTGGAAACCTGGTTTGGCAGCGAATAAAGCAAAAAGCTGAGTTTTCTGAAGATGGAACTTTACGCTGCAGCTTAGCAG AAAACTTTCAAGCAACGGATATTTGTGCTGATGCCAAAGAAACTTGCTATAACTGGTTTAGCAAAATTGGTGCTGTGCAAGAGCTTCTTCCACGCAT TTACTTGGAGCTGGCAATTTTGCCTTGCTGGTGCTTTCTGCTTGACCAACCTTTAGACAGCCTCCGGCGTTTGGTAATGATGACCAGAGGATTAGGAGATCCAGTGGCATCTGCGTATTGCCGTCTTTATATGGCTCACTGTGCTCAGAAGTTACCTTCACATGATATAG GCTATCTTGTTACATGTATGAATGACATCAGAGTTATTTTAATGCAAATCTTGTCATCCAATGAAAGATCTCATAAAAATGTTGAAGTCAACAAAAAATTGCAAGTGAGTTTGATGGAACCAACCATTGAGTATATTATGAAGTGTGTATTTAATGGGTTGACTGAG AGACAAGTCAATGAAGTTCTGTTAGAGCTTGGATTGATGAAGAATCAGCAGGATTTGGGTAGTGTTTCATGTGTTTCAATCATTCTTCATCATTTACTGAAGGAGCTCCCTATTGAAGTAGTTAGTACCAACGTTGTGCAGATCCTTCATCTCATTGAATTTAGCAAGGATAATTCCTTTGGTCAG CACTTGAATTACAGACTGCTTGGATTCAGGCTGTATGAAAGAAAATCCCCTGTTCATATTGTCAATACTGTGTTAGATAAAGTTATCCAG GTTATTGGGCTGTATGATAGCCTTGATGAATATCTGAAGGTTGTAGATGCTTATACTGATCTTATTCTTCAGAATCGGATG AATAACCATTTGAATGCAATTTTGGAAGGCATTTCAAATCGAGCTTTGAATAAAAGAGTTACAGAGGATGAAATGTTAAGCTTGCAATCTCTCATTGTGAAGCTTCTGTCTCATTTTAAGCATCTGGAAGATGTTTTTTCTCTG GTTCAGTTTCCTGAAATCTTAGATGTAATGTATGGCAAGTCACAGGATGTTGTCTTTCTGCACATCCTTAATATGGTGACAAG GAATGATCACATTAGTGATCCAACAAGCATACAGTTGCTTTTTGAAATTGCTCAGACACTACATGATAATATAGAGTTTATGAATGTGAAAGATAATGATGGCCAAGTGGCACGTTCAATATCTCGATTTGTGCTCATG GTAGATTATGGAGCAGAGATGGAACAGCATTTAGCTTTTTTGGTTAATTGTCGAGGAGCTTTTGGTAGATTCAATGAACTTAAG GAAACTCTTGTTCACTCTGGCAATTCTTTAGCAATTCAAGCTTTGAAATGTGCCAAGAAACATCTGAGCTTTTTCAAGGCATGTGTTACATTTAGTGAAGTCACAATACCTTCTGTTTCTGCTCACAGGCAATTTGATCTTTTTCTAGAAACTGCAGAG gTTGCATTCTTAGGGGGACTGGTTTCTCATTCAGATGGGTTAATTGATTCAGCGATCACATGTTTGCATACCTTAGACATAATTGATG GCTTCCGAACTCCAACTGATGTTGAAGGACTAGTTTCATCTATTAGAAAGTTATGTGGCTTCTTAATCATGGTTCCAg GTACATTTAGTCTACCAGTCACCTATTTCCCAAATAACTTGTTTACACTAATCAGCTCCCGATCTTG GTTTGAACCAAAAATGAGGACGCAGATTTTTTCAGCTATCATATTATTACTCACAACACAATCACAAAAGAGATTGCCATATCATGCAAATACACAG aCTCCAGGCAATGACATGTTATACTATGGGGATTCATCTTACAACCAAGAACTTGTTTCTTTGTCTAAGCTCGTTCTTGAGAACCTGCTTAGTGCTGTTCAACAAGAACCTTCCCAG GCTGCTCGAGGAATTATGGCACTTGAAGCTTGCAATTGCATTGCATCATCTTTTATG CTAAACAGTGAATTATCACCTGTTTGCCTTACACTGATAGAAACTGCCAAGTCATGTTTGAGTGCCCAAGACAGATACCTTCAGTCTACCATTCAACTCTTAAACAAACAATGTCCAACTTCTGTAGAGACAATGGTGTCCTCTGTATGA